One stretch of Streptomyces sp. NBC_01142 DNA includes these proteins:
- a CDS encoding copper chaperone PCu(A)C, translated as MTSASADPAGPPGTAEGPGDSGDPAESGNVADSGDQSAESGLRETRNAAMAAAVLVPVGACAVTLALLVAYVKSGSAGAPPAEITVTRARIVQPLAARDTVAYLDLRNTGGTDATLVSVEAPVLGTTTMLARDVVVDGAGRMKAVPALKVPAGSDVKMSPAVADVMVQDPPELKLGEKVEFLLRFRDGTTVTALAVVVLPGS; from the coding sequence ATGACCTCAGCCTCCGCTGACCCCGCCGGTCCCCCTGGTACCGCCGAAGGCCCGGGTGACTCCGGGGATCCGGCCGAGTCCGGGAACGTGGCCGACTCCGGCGACCAGTCCGCGGAGTCCGGGCTGCGCGAGACAAGGAACGCGGCGATGGCTGCCGCCGTACTGGTGCCCGTAGGGGCCTGCGCCGTGACGCTTGCCCTGCTCGTGGCCTATGTGAAGAGCGGTTCGGCGGGCGCGCCCCCGGCGGAGATCACCGTCACCCGCGCCCGGATCGTCCAGCCCCTCGCGGCCAGGGACACGGTGGCCTACCTCGATCTGCGCAACACCGGCGGCACCGACGCCACCCTCGTCTCGGTGGAGGCCCCGGTGCTCGGCACGACCACCATGCTGGCCCGCGATGTGGTGGTCGACGGTGCGGGCCGGATGAAGGCGGTGCCCGCGCTGAAAGTCCCCGCCGGCAGCGACGTGAAGATGTCCCCGGCGGTGGCGGATGTGATGGTCCAGGACCCGCCCGAGCTGAAGCTCGGCGAGAAGGTGGAGTTCCTGCTGCGGTTCCGGGACGGCACCACGGTGA
- a CDS encoding cation-translocating P-type ATPase: MTAGVPVTDLLIGGMTCAACVARVEKKLNRVDGVSATVNLATGLARIAHPPEVSTDVLISTVERAGYTAELPPPPERAPQTETDDERDVDRDRLLVTAFLAVPVLVLSMVPALQFDYWQWLCFTLATPVVIWSSQPFHARALAGLRHATATMDTLVSLGVAASYLWSVYALYFGGAGEPGMRMPFSWLPSAEGGAAHLYLEAAVGVPLFVLTGRYLEARAKHGTGSALRALAELGAKDVEVKGNDGRGTRIPVSALRTGQEFMVRPGEKVATDGVVTEGSSALDLSLVTGESTPVEVGPGFPVVGAAVNSGGLLVVRATAVGADTQLARITKLVTDAQAGKARIQRLADSVAGVFVPAIVTVAACVLGFWLGAGAEAESAVTAAVAVLVVACPCALGLATPTAFLAATGRGAQLGVLIKDPGALERLRRVDTAVFDKTGTLTTGRMTLVGTAVTPEGPDVATVLRLAGAVEYGSEHPIGRAVVAAARQGTGGGALPEVTDFRAVHGEGVHGRVAGQQVSVRSPRAGVPLPDALHGALLRAERAAHTAVVVELDSAPVALLAVGDTLRPSSGAAVTKLKRLGIEPILVTGDGPAAAQAVARELSITAVHAGVTPQGKSELVAALRAEGRRVAVIGDGVNDAAALAAADLGIAMGSGTDAAIGAADITLVREDMAAVVAAVLLTRRTLTTIRANLVWAFGYNAVTVPLAATGWLNPMFAALAMSASSVLVVGNSLRLRADRAAAGPRTRTLGHGLGSGRPATGSWKGSDDLSLR; the protein is encoded by the coding sequence ATGACGGCGGGGGTGCCGGTGACGGACCTGCTGATCGGCGGTATGACCTGTGCCGCGTGCGTGGCCCGGGTGGAGAAGAAGCTGAACCGGGTCGACGGGGTGAGCGCCACCGTCAACCTGGCGACCGGGCTGGCCAGGATCGCCCATCCGCCCGAGGTGAGCACCGACGTGCTGATCTCCACGGTGGAACGGGCGGGCTACACCGCCGAGTTGCCCCCGCCGCCCGAGCGGGCGCCGCAGACGGAGACGGACGACGAACGGGACGTGGACCGCGACCGGCTGCTGGTCACCGCGTTCCTGGCGGTGCCGGTCCTCGTGCTGTCCATGGTCCCCGCCCTGCAGTTCGACTACTGGCAGTGGCTCTGCTTCACCCTTGCCACCCCCGTCGTCATCTGGAGCTCGCAGCCCTTCCACGCGCGGGCGCTCGCGGGCCTGCGGCACGCCACGGCCACCATGGACACCCTCGTCTCCCTCGGCGTCGCCGCGTCCTACCTCTGGTCCGTGTACGCCCTGTACTTCGGCGGCGCGGGCGAGCCGGGCATGCGCATGCCGTTCAGCTGGCTGCCCAGCGCGGAGGGCGGCGCCGCGCATCTCTATCTGGAGGCCGCGGTCGGCGTGCCGCTGTTCGTGCTCACCGGCCGCTACCTGGAGGCGCGCGCCAAGCACGGCACCGGATCCGCGCTGCGGGCGCTGGCCGAACTCGGCGCGAAGGACGTCGAGGTGAAGGGCAACGACGGCCGGGGGACACGCATCCCGGTCTCCGCGCTGCGCACCGGCCAGGAGTTCATGGTCCGGCCGGGCGAGAAGGTCGCCACGGACGGGGTGGTGACCGAGGGCAGCTCCGCGCTGGATCTCTCGCTGGTCACCGGCGAGTCGACGCCGGTGGAGGTGGGCCCCGGCTTCCCCGTGGTGGGTGCCGCCGTCAACTCCGGCGGGCTGCTCGTCGTCCGCGCCACCGCCGTCGGAGCGGACACCCAACTGGCCCGCATCACCAAGCTGGTGACGGATGCCCAGGCGGGCAAGGCGCGCATCCAGCGGCTCGCCGACTCCGTCGCGGGGGTGTTCGTCCCGGCCATCGTGACCGTGGCGGCCTGTGTGCTCGGCTTCTGGCTCGGCGCCGGTGCCGAGGCGGAGTCGGCCGTCACGGCGGCGGTCGCCGTCCTGGTCGTGGCCTGCCCGTGCGCGCTCGGACTGGCGACGCCCACCGCGTTCCTCGCCGCCACCGGCCGGGGCGCGCAGCTCGGCGTACTCATCAAGGATCCCGGGGCACTGGAGCGGCTGCGCCGCGTCGACACGGCGGTCTTCGACAAGACGGGCACCCTCACCACCGGCCGTATGACCCTGGTGGGGACCGCCGTGACACCCGAGGGCCCGGACGTCGCCACCGTGCTCCGGCTGGCGGGCGCGGTGGAGTACGGCTCCGAACACCCCATCGGCCGGGCGGTGGTGGCCGCCGCGCGGCAGGGGACGGGCGGTGGTGCGCTGCCCGAGGTGACGGACTTCCGGGCGGTGCACGGCGAGGGGGTGCACGGCCGGGTGGCGGGACAGCAGGTCTCCGTACGCAGCCCCCGGGCCGGCGTCCCCCTCCCGGATGCCCTGCACGGCGCGCTGCTGCGCGCCGAACGGGCCGCGCACACGGCCGTCGTCGTGGAACTCGACTCCGCCCCCGTAGCCCTGCTGGCCGTCGGGGACACCCTGCGGCCCTCCAGCGGGGCGGCGGTGACCAAGCTGAAACGCCTGGGCATCGAGCCGATCCTGGTGACCGGTGACGGGCCGGCCGCGGCGCAGGCGGTGGCCCGTGAGCTGAGCATCACCGCCGTGCACGCGGGCGTCACTCCGCAGGGCAAGTCGGAACTGGTCGCCGCCCTGCGCGCCGAGGGGCGGCGGGTCGCGGTCATCGGCGATGGCGTGAACGACGCGGCCGCCCTTGCCGCGGCCGACCTCGGAATCGCCATGGGCAGCGGTACGGACGCGGCGATCGGGGCGGCCGACATCACGCTCGTACGGGAGGACATGGCGGCCGTCGTCGCTGCCGTACTGCTCACCCGCCGCACGCTCACCACGATCCGGGCCAACCTCGTCTGGGCGTTCGGATACAACGCCGTCACCGTGCCGCTGGCCGCTACCGGCTGGCTGAACCCGATGTTCGCGGCGCTGGCCATGTCCGCCAGCTCGGTGCTCGTCGTCGGCAACAGCCTGCGGCTGCGCGCCGACCGGGCGGCTGCCGGGCCGCGCACCCGGACCCTGGGCCACGGCCTGGGGTCCGGCCGTCCCGCCACCGGCTCCTGGAAGGGTTCCGATGACCTCAGCCTCCGCTGA
- a CDS encoding TetR/AcrR family transcriptional regulator: MTTQKKGAESLWERLARPAPTPRTALSPQRLAVAAVALADAEGLEAVTMRRLASGLGVAPMAAYRYVSGKEDLLQLMIDQVYGELEFPENVTGWREAMRALALGTRALMLRHPWLGRLSSPQSVLALTPNRMAVAERALTALDGLGLDADTAMSVFRTVGAYAYGTAHAEVAWLQLLEGEGWGGGDDARLGMAPQMIWLMGTGRYPHFQRYLTEAGRKDDPQWQFDNGLEAVLDGIAARLGI; this comes from the coding sequence ATGACGACGCAGAAGAAGGGCGCCGAGTCCTTGTGGGAGCGGCTGGCCCGCCCCGCGCCCACCCCCCGCACCGCGCTGTCGCCCCAGCGGCTCGCGGTCGCAGCGGTCGCCCTCGCGGACGCGGAGGGCCTCGAGGCCGTCACCATGCGGCGGCTCGCCTCCGGCCTCGGTGTCGCGCCCATGGCGGCGTACCGCTATGTCTCGGGCAAGGAGGATCTGCTGCAGCTGATGATCGACCAGGTCTACGGCGAGCTGGAGTTCCCCGAGAACGTCACCGGCTGGCGCGAGGCCATGCGTGCCCTGGCTCTGGGCACCCGCGCCCTGATGCTGAGGCACCCCTGGCTGGGCCGGCTCTCCTCGCCGCAGTCGGTGCTCGCGCTGACCCCCAACCGGATGGCAGTGGCCGAGCGGGCGCTGACCGCCCTCGACGGACTGGGGCTCGACGCCGACACGGCGATGTCGGTGTTCCGCACGGTCGGGGCGTACGCGTACGGCACTGCCCACGCCGAGGTCGCCTGGCTGCAACTGCTGGAGGGCGAGGGCTGGGGCGGCGGGGACGATGCGCGCCTGGGGATGGCTCCGCAGATGATCTGGCTGATGGGCACCGGCCGTTACCCGCACTTCCAGCGCTATCTGACCGAGGCGGGCCGCAAGGACGACCCGCAGTGGCAGTTCGACAACGGTCTCGAGGCCGTCCTCGACGGGATCGCCGCACGGCTGGGCATCTGA
- a CDS encoding NADPH-dependent FMN reductase, translating into MPDTRHSADCADSAHSAHSARPLRIAVIAGSTRDGRFGPVVAGWTLGHIQQREDMSADLVDLVETPLPTVFPAFGQPPAAGTEELLAAVSPRLAEADAFVVVTPEYNHSFPASLKNAIDWHNKEWHAKPVGFVSYGGISGGLRAVEQLRLVFAELNATTIRETVCFPGGWAKFDTDGAATDPASDAAAKTMLDQLAWWAHALRDAKAVRPYAA; encoded by the coding sequence ATGCCCGACACCCGTCACTCCGCCGACTGTGCCGACTCCGCTCATTCCGCCCACTCCGCGCGGCCGCTCCGCATCGCGGTCATCGCCGGCAGCACCCGGGACGGGCGCTTCGGCCCGGTGGTGGCCGGGTGGACCCTCGGTCACATCCAGCAGCGCGAGGACATGAGCGCCGACCTCGTCGACCTGGTGGAGACCCCGCTGCCCACCGTGTTCCCGGCCTTCGGGCAGCCGCCGGCCGCCGGCACCGAGGAGCTGCTCGCCGCCGTGTCACCGCGGCTGGCCGAGGCCGACGCGTTCGTCGTCGTCACCCCCGAGTACAACCACAGCTTCCCGGCCTCGCTGAAGAACGCCATCGACTGGCACAACAAGGAGTGGCACGCCAAGCCGGTCGGCTTCGTCTCGTACGGCGGAATCTCGGGCGGCCTGCGGGCGGTCGAACAACTCCGGCTGGTGTTCGCCGAGTTGAACGCCACCACGATCCGCGAAACCGTCTGCTTCCCGGGCGGCTGGGCGAAGTTCGACACGGACGGCGCGGCGACCGACCCGGCGAGCGACGCCGCGGCCAAGACGATGCTCGACCAGCTGGCCTGGTGGGCACACGCGCTGCGTGACGCCAAGGCTG